A genomic window from Vicinamibacterales bacterium includes:
- the corA gene encoding magnesium/cobalt transporter CorA: MLKIFAHVGGRTSQVDQVDPAWLAPGSGVQVWVDVMNPSPDEGQHVLRDVFHFHELAVEDALSELEYPKVESYGAYLYLILHRIDFKAPEHCFKTHDVDFFLGPNYLVTIHSGDSRSIDQITKVCERNSLALGEGAAALMHRIIDSIVDNYRPEIEELNERLDALEERVFEAGAANLAKDILDFKRDVASLRRVVQPQRDVVGRLARREFPIIDEQMSYRYRDVYDHLVRLADESMVFQDRITSLLDANLAIVSNQLNTIMKILTIIATVFMPLTFITGLYGMNVDLPHFGLSGIAMFWVLMGLMGGIVAAMLIYFRRRGWI, translated from the coding sequence GTGCTCAAGATCTTCGCCCATGTCGGGGGCAGGACGAGCCAGGTGGATCAGGTCGATCCCGCCTGGCTCGCCCCCGGCAGCGGCGTGCAGGTCTGGGTCGACGTGATGAATCCTTCGCCGGACGAGGGCCAGCACGTGCTCCGCGACGTCTTCCACTTCCACGAGCTGGCGGTGGAAGACGCGCTGAGCGAGCTGGAATACCCCAAGGTCGAGTCCTACGGCGCCTACCTCTACCTGATCCTGCACCGCATCGATTTCAAGGCGCCGGAGCACTGCTTCAAGACCCACGACGTCGACTTCTTTCTCGGTCCGAACTACCTCGTCACGATTCACTCCGGCGATTCACGATCGATCGACCAGATCACCAAGGTCTGCGAGCGCAATTCGCTGGCGCTCGGCGAGGGCGCGGCGGCGCTGATGCACCGCATCATCGACTCGATCGTCGACAACTACCGCCCGGAGATCGAAGAGCTCAACGAGCGGCTGGATGCCCTCGAGGAGCGCGTCTTCGAAGCGGGCGCCGCCAACCTGGCGAAGGACATCCTGGATTTCAAGCGCGACGTCGCCTCGCTCCGCCGCGTCGTCCAGCCGCAGCGCGACGTGGTCGGCCGCCTGGCGCGCCGCGAGTTCCCGATCATCGACGAGCAGATGTCCTACCGCTACCGCGACGTCTACGACCACCTCGTTCGCCTCGCCGACGAGTCGATGGTTTTCCAGGATCGGATCACGAGCCTGCTCGACGCCAACCTGGCGATCGTCTCGAATCAGCTGAACACGATCATGAAGATCCTGACGATCATCGCGACCGTGTTCATGCCGTTGACCTTCATCACCGGTCTCTACGGTATGAACGTCGACCTGCCGCATTTCGGACTGAGCGGCATCGCGATGTTCTGGGTGCTGATGGGCCTGATGGGCGGGATCGTGGCCGCCATGTTGATCTACTTCCGCCGCCGCGGGTGGATCTAG